TAGTTCATTAGGCAACTATGTTTTGAGGTTTATTATCACCCACTCCTGGAGTTGGCCATTTAATCAACAGAGGACAAAAGTTCTGAGATATATAATTTGCTGTACATATTGTGTTTTACCTACAGTGCATATTAATGCAGAGAAATGTATCTTTTTGAATGTTACTCTTTACATGAATATATTTTCAGTAAGGATAAACAACGATAAATAGTGAATCGGGGAAAATAATGTACTGTTTTTGAGTGCCGTTGGCTATGACTGTAGGTTTTTTTTGACAAATGCACATATTTCTAACAAATCCACTTTACTCTTTTCATAGTTTTCAgtttaattggataattaatcaatttaaaaattgttttagaACCGCAACTTTAAatcttggcttgtgtttttttaattctggatAAGCAAGCATTTCAATACAACTCAGTAGAATCACTTTCTGGTACCAAAGCCAATGTATTTTGATGTTCCAAAAATATAATCCTCATTTTAAAGCCTTATTACTCCTTAAACTGAAATGACTCCTAAGTATGCTCTAATTATAACTCAAAGTGTAATGTGACAAAGATGCAAGACTTTGTATGGGAAAGGGGtcataaaagattaaaaaacatgTCAGGGATTAATAGGTCAGCAAAATACAAACCTGTGAATTATTGATGAGCTTTTTGAATTCATGGCTTTCTAATGGGCAAGGGTAAACAGGGAAGTGTTTAGGGTAAGTGCTTGCTGGGGTGAGGTAATTGAGAATGTATTATCGTAAGGGATTAGCAGGAATCTCTTCTCGTTAGAAGTTTCAAAAGCCTCAGTCTTGATTACTTAGTATTGATATGAGGTCACGTTGCACTTGCATTTGGCACACTGAAAGGTGAGAGCAGTGAGTGCATCAGGACATTGAAAACATTAACATTTCCTTCTTTTTCAATTTGTCTGCCTTGTGGTTGTTTCTTCCGCAAAATGACTAGTCAAATGTGTTAGCGGAATTCCTTTGACAATGTAGTTTTATGCCCTGACATttgatttaaaattgaattaTGAAACATGTATAACCCAGCTACACCTACCACTATAATGGCTTGGTCAGTGGTTGTTTAACACTTGTTTTGTAAGATGGAGGTAGTTTTAATACAATAGGTTTCAACTTTATATGTATTTGCAGTGCATGACAAATGCATGATACAGTTGTATAaattgtgtaattatttaaataattatctATTTTACCTCTTGGACCTtatagcacaggaagtgattaggtagcAGGTAGGAGTGTTGAGCGCTTGGGAATCGCTTGTCCGATTAATATACAGCTGTTCTTAAAGGGCAAGTAGCTTAATTTATTTGTTCTACCTTTTTATGATTTTTGCCATCATTGAGAGTGATTAAAGGTTAGGGTTGCTCCAAAATTGAGTTGTATCATCATAAATCTGTATGCCTggttttacctggctttgaactagCTGCAGGCTTGTCTGGGGAAGTCTAACTGCCTAGCATTGGACAGACGTCCTCATTCAAACCAATGTAACCTTTCAAATGTTCAGGCAGGCTCATATGGTCTTTGACAAGCAGGTGCTGTAAAACAGCAATCTGCAGAATGACAGTCAAATTAAACGAGGTCAGAGGAAACTCCAGGAGAGTTCTCAGCTCGGAGGAGAGCAGGTGTACTTCAGACCTTATTAAAAATGCAACTGGATTCGCATGTACACGGACCACGGAATGTAGATTAGTCACATCTGCAGCCCACTCTCCTCTTGGAGATGAGAAGAATGCCCCTCAGTCCATTTGTTTTCCCTTGTATGTCAGTAACCCTGGGTGATTAATGCCGGCTGCACATCTGCCCAACAGTCCTCATTACTAATGCACATTTAAAGTACCACTATTAGACTGAAGGAGGGATTGCTACTAATTTGCTACCCAAAAATGACATAATACCCAAGGTACACCTACTCTAGAGCCTTTAAATGGACCTAATTTGTCCAGCCTTGGTAGAaatgaaatgtgtatttattttggtgttttcCTAATGTACTGTAAAGAGGATATACTACCCTCACATATATAACTGGAATAAATGCAGATGACTCCACTTCTGTTGCCAGTATACCAATCACTTTCTGTAAATGCATGAATGGGTAATAGTGTCAAATTCAGTATAGTTACAAGACTCCCCAAAATGTCATCTATTTTTGAGGAATGCTTTCTGCATCCTAGGTAGGTCTGTGCTGCACTGCTTTCTCCTCAGGGTAGCAAAGCAAATCCTTTATTCAGCCTGTGTGTCAAACTACATAAAGTGGTGTCTCCGACAATACTCCCATacgatggaggctgtgtggtccagtggttaaagaaaagggcttgtaaccaggaggtccccggttcaaatcccacctcagccactaactcattgtgtgaccctgaacaaatcacttaacctccttgtgctccgtctttcgggtgagacgtagttgtatgtgactctgtaagtcgccttggataaaggcgtctgctaaataaacaaataataataacagacatgATTTCTGGCCGGGTTACCCCTGGCATGTACAATAGGCCAGCATTGTTTCATTAGCTTAATTGTGCTTCTAATAATTCATTCGGATGAGGGGTCAAGTGTCGTCAACAAGAGAGAAGATTTGGGCACTGTCCGTTCCAGACAGATCTGCATTAAGAATTGGCAGACAGGCAGAAGATGGGCAGCAGACGATGTAATACAGTTCTGATTAAGATGTGTTGGTGCTGATTACAGGGGTTTACCGAACAGAATGTGTCACAGGCGAAGGCAACTTCAGGAAGCCCTCATAGTATTGTCATGCTAGGGACATTGCAAACAATACAGTATCTTCTGTCATGAACTGTATCATTTGACTGAGGTGTCCCTAGGCTAAAACTGCCAAAGAATTACTTTCTTGCCAACATCATAATGCAATTGGGATGCTGTTATAATACCATCGTTTTACCCCCAAGAAGCCCTAGAAGGACCTTTAGCTTTAGTATGACCGCAGCAAAACATATTCGGATCAAATATTAAACAGTGACCCAGGTACAGTAGTATTGTATTCATCAGTGTACATCAATCTAGGTATTAGACATTTTTGTCTACTTGAATCGGTTTCTTTAAGTTTTACCTTAAAAtgtgtggtaccattctaccaatccCACTCCACTCTAGTGCTGATGTGATCCTAGATTACCATTGTGTATAaatagtaaatttgcacagtcattttgcagttttcccatggttatactatgcatttaccatagtttaccatggtttgctacatttttaatatgctttcccctacagtacctctctgtgctttacaaagcttacctatgctttactgtacagcaatttcactgtgctttgcttttactatggggatcTTTTATTAGCattggttcataccattgtgataccaatgtgttaaaatacatttcataattCATCTATAATTTTAAACACTGAAATCATAGCTTCCTCCAGTACAAGTTAGAAGTCAAGTAAACACATATTTTGGCTAGTTTCTTCATAAGTGTATACAGACAAATTACAGATTTGGATCCATTATGTCATTGTGGTCCTTGAGCTCACATTTCCTCATAGTACAGAAGCAGTGTATTTCTATTATTGTGCCATTGCATTGTCATTGAAGACCATTTGGTAAGGAATGTTCTGCCTGACAGAGGGTGGCTTTGAGTTTGccatattttaaaacagcacgaGTTTCAACATGATTCTCCCACTGGCCTCAGATCAAGTCAGGTGATTACAGGGCAATAGGAACATGTAAACTAAGCTCTCTCAGGTCAATAAAATACTATCAATGGGAATTTAATCTGCAGGCGATTAAAAGTGAGATGGTGATAGAGGGTAAATGTAATGAATACAAACGTACAATATAGATTACTATTCCTGTGCTGTACGTATcccagcaatatatttttcaacataatcacaaTTGTTTTAACATGTGTATTCTCATGTTATAGGCTATTAATCAACTGGTGAATGTAGCCAGGCACATTCTATACAAACTACTTACTAGAGCTCTTGCTATGGTAACCAGGAAGAGTGTTCAAATTGGCGTCCTTTCCTGATTGTGTATCGAAGCGCAATAAATTTCCCCTTATAACCAAattgctgctggttttcattttagcACCTATACATCCCCTACATGCTTTACTGCATATAGGAATTTCTAGTATATTGTAatcaaaaaagttaaaaaaaaaaatactgtagcatGGGATAGGTCATATTTTTATGAGATACGATAAATCTCACCCGTCAGAGCTCCGATAGCTGCAGAGGACTGGCCAAGCACAATAGAATCATTGACCTTTGGAAAATGAAGGTTTAGTGAATGATTAATCTTCTATAGCATGCTGACAACAACTTGGCTGTTTGCTGTCAATTCACTGACAAGGGAATGACTCACAGAACTATGGAAACAATGCTTTATACATATGTATACATTTCATGCAGAGCAACCTATCAAGATGTATCGTGAATGTAAATGGTCTTCTCCTTTTCTTTGCAGGAGTATGATGCCTAAAGCCCTTGATGGACAGATTGTAATGGAGAAGACTCCAAGATATTTTGTGACAGCTGAGACACCTGCACGCATCCACTCCATGTCAAAGGACATCAAGTTAATTGTTGTGGTGCGGGACCCAATTACAAGGGCAATTTCCGACTATACACAGATTATATCTAAAACTCACAATATCCCCAGTTTTGAaacacttacttttaaaaacaggacTATAGGACAAATTGATTCCCTTTGGAGTCCAATCTGGATTGGACTTTATGCTCAACACTTGGAGAAATGGCTCGCCTACTTTCCCCTGTCACAGATCCACTTTGTTCATGGGGAAAAACTGATAAGTGACCCAGCAGGAGAACTAGGAAAAGTCCAGGATTTTCTTGGCCTCCAGAGAATCATTACTGACAAACACTTTTACTTTAACAAGACAAAGGGGTTTCCTTGTCTGAAGAAACCAGAAGGAAGCAGTAAGCCTCACTGCCTAGGCAAAACAAAGGGCAGGACACACCCAAAAATCGACACAGAAGTGATAAAAAAACTAAAGGATTTCTACCATCCTCATAATCTGAAATTCTACCAAATGGCAGGGCAGGACTTTGGTTGGCAGTAAACTAGATGGGGGGTTATTCATGCAAAATAAGAAACACACTTTCTTTAAGGAAAAGAACTGTAAAGCATCACTtgaaattatttattataaagaAACATGTGCAATGCATCAGGATCTTTTAGTCTTCTTTACTTGAACTACCAACATACCATCTAAAAGCCGGATACCAACTGCTGTAATCCAGAAAAGTTCAGAAGACACCATCCTTATTGTTCCTTGTTGTCTTGCAGATTAGTGACAAATTCCATGTCTGGAAAGCACATGTCACTCATTGTTTGCGCAAAATTACAGATCCTTTGAACAATGTTGAAGAAAGGCAACTATCTACAATAAACATGCTGCTACAAGCAAGTACATATGCAGAGAATATCGATCCATTCCTGTGCATTTAATAAGGTCCATTTTGCTTAAatactatacagtatgtatattctGTATATAGACTATATAGAAGATAAAGGTCATTACATGAATAGACTTAAGCAGTTTGATTTTGGATCCATGAATTGATTTGAATTCTGGCAAAAAGTCCCATtagaattaaagaaaaataacttaAAGGAGATGTGATTTTAGCCACAATACTAATATGTACTGCATATACTGTAGCACGAAGgtactaatgctttatgaatacagtcCAATATATTTTTCCAAGGACACgaataatactgttttttattcaaaaaacTGTGTGACCCTAAAAAGCTGGTGCAATTAGGATCAGTacaatatttgtattaatttaatgaGGTAATAACATTGCTTTATTAAACTCGTTTTGAACTGTCCTATTTTGAATGAAGTGCAAAAGCAAGATTGAACCCCATCTACCTGCAACTGAGACCTAAATTAAATGAAAGTCTATGGCAGCACCATAGCTATAGTTTATAATGGCTGTGGCAGcaccatcattttgatttaatccaggcctaaattgtttcttgctagtttagaATGTTTTCCGTAACTGTTAAGCTGTAAAATATGAATTCACACAATTGATACACACATTCCAGAGAAATTCTAAAAGAAACTCACAATATGATTTTGcagctatttttaaaaagtgtggaggtggggaggggagggggattATATAAAGgagacatactgtacaatgcGCCTCATTATAGGAAGACCCAACTATCTCATCAGTATTATTGCTGTCGTTGCACCAATCGCTTTTTCTAATTTATGAAAGCCATAAATATGTctattttattgatcttttttttttaaatctgtaaaagCAAATGTTAATTTAATACTGTAGTTTTATTATGAATATTCATGATACTGGAAGTAGCAGTTCTGAAGAAGTAGGATCATGTTTCTATTAAAATGTGTCAAATATCACAAGTGTACGTTAAGGAATAATGCTAGCaaataaaacactatttaaataacGTTCTCTGTCCGATGCTAGGTCTTGCCCTTGTTTCAGTTAGGAATTAATTTCATTATTTGTAGTTTAAGTGAATAAGGTATTAATTCAAATTGAGAGGAAGGACAATACAAGAAGACTATGATGCATCAAAAACACCACACATATACTGTCTTACATTTAGATGATGTACTTTGCACTAGTTCTGTTTCAACTTTGGGATGTTAACATGAAGGAATTTAATAaatattctgttatttttttctggtgCCAGTGTATGTTTTTCGATTTCCCACATCCACAAGTCAATGGAGGTTTCATTTTTGGGATATAGTTCCCCATACTGTTATAAAAAACTAGTTTTTACACATTGGAGCCAATGCTGAAATTATCAACTGTGCATCAGGGATCCAGTGGGATTAGAGAAGTGGTCTTAATATTGAAGCTAGCGATAATGCCTTCTAATCACATTTCTATTCTATAATTAACATATACATAATACACAGCATATTATTTCTTACTAAAATCATTCTGAAATGTTAGATGGCAGACCTAAACCACTGTTAAATGACACATCATGCTAATTAAACCGATTAGATTCCACTGGACAATCTGTCAAGCTATTTACAAGACAAGCTTCAGTGGTGTATGTATGGTAAtggataataaaaaaagattgtaCATTACATACCTCAGTCTCCATTGATCAAATAGTCCATTACCGAGTGATAATGGACTTGAAATTGTGTAGCACAATGTGCTACCTCCAGAACTACGTCATTCAAAGTTCATTATAACAGGCAGTGTCTTTGGTACTTTTAGAATTGTCAGTGCTTAGAAACTGCCACCTTGCTCCAACAATGAACCCAGAAAAGTTACCTTAAAATGTGCTGCACTTAC
The DNA window shown above is from Acipenser ruthenus chromosome 17, fAciRut3.2 maternal haplotype, whole genome shotgun sequence and carries:
- the LOC117423713 gene encoding heparan sulfate glucosamine 3-O-sulfotransferase 3B1-like — protein: MASLYNHYSDIRRVLQKVLVMFSIFTLCASLFYLLAGCCNSLPLDAVDSIAVKQSPQLFYKTYGKSFEKNVSNCTNGMLVPAPFITSLEGTSASGSENNHPGKDWTAVRRLPQALILGVKKGGTRALLEFLRLHPDIRALGSEPHFFDRHYSRGMNWYRSMMPKALDGQIVMEKTPRYFVTAETPARIHSMSKDIKLIVVVRDPITRAISDYTQIISKTHNIPSFETLTFKNRTIGQIDSLWSPIWIGLYAQHLEKWLAYFPLSQIHFVHGEKLISDPAGELGKVQDFLGLQRIITDKHFYFNKTKGFPCLKKPEGSSKPHCLGKTKGRTHPKIDTEVIKKLKDFYHPHNLKFYQMAGQDFGWQ